In the Lagenorhynchus albirostris chromosome 16, mLagAlb1.1, whole genome shotgun sequence genome, acatttgCTCCCAGAAATCTTCCCCAAGGTTTGAGCTGAATGCCCCTACTCTGTGCTCCCGTGACTGGCTGCGCACGCATCTATGGTAGCACTTACATGGTATTATTGTTGACCTATTTGTCCTTCTTCCCAGTAGACTCTAGTGTGTCAAGCAAaaggatttctattttcttctttgtatccccagcacctattAGATTACCaattaaatgcaaatttaattaaaatgaagtaaaGTGAAATGAAATGTGGCAAGGATGTGGGATCCATAGCCATCTGCAGGGCTGGGATATGAATACTTTTATTGGCTTTACTTAAAAGCAGAGACAAGATTTCTGCCTTGTGTACCCATGCCCTGTCCCATCCTGACATTAACCCAAAGGACATGACTATACGGACAAGACTGAACTTTTTGCTAGCTACCTTAGGCACTGCAGTTCTGAAATCTTGAAATCTACCCTTTGTCTGTTATCATTGAATTCTCTTTGTTCCCTAGGAGACTTGAATGAAAATTCTGTGGAGAATCAACAGAAAGGACTTAGGTTATCTCTTACCTGAATAGCTTTCCTCCTGGCAAATATTGGAAGAGATGTCCAGTACAATAACTGGGAGTCAGGATTAAATTGTGAATCTTCAGTGTACAGGAACCCTGAACTAGATGTTCCCCCTTGTCAAAAGTGGGGAGAAGCATCTTCTCatatttccaaaaacaaaagcagtttGGTGACTCTTCAGAGTGATGATTTAAAAAACATGGAAAGTGAAGAATATTTGTCTTTGAAAGTCCCAAGCCAAATGGCCACACAGGACTCAGTGACGTTCTGTAAGAATGAGCCCCAAGATCCTCAGGAAAGCAAAATTCTGTTTGTAACTGAAGAAAGCACTGAGAGGAAAATCTCAGAGAGCAAAAGTCCTCCCATCGACCATTGTTCAGAGAACCTTCAAAATAAACTTGTGTCTGATGTAAAAGAAGTGGTCTCGCCCTCATTCAGAGGTGAGACAATATGCCAGATTGGCCAGTCGAAAGAATCCTTGGATCCCTTTGACTGTAAACACAAGGACATTTGTGGTTGGAAGTCATGGGTGATCAGTTGTAGTCATCAGAGAGCTCATGCAGAGGAGAAGCCCTGCACCCATTATGACTGTGGGAAAATACGTACCACCAGCCCAGGTGGTCACCCGGGTGAGAAAATCCACACTGCTGAGAAACTATACAGATGTAGTCAGTGTGGTAGGGACTTCAGTGAGCGCTCAGAGCTAGTCCTTCATCAGAGGGACCACACAGAAGAAAAGCCCTACAGATGTGATCAGTGCGGGAAGGGCTTCACGAGAAGCTCAAGTCTCCTTATCCACCGCGAAGTCCATGCAGATGAGAAGCCTTATAAATGCGACAAGTGTGGGAAGGGCTTCACGAGGAGTTCAAGTCTGCTCATTCATCACTCAGTCCACACAGGCGAGAAGCCTTACAAATGTGACAAGTGCGGGAAGGGCTTTACTCAGAGCTCCAAACTGCACATCCACCAGCGAGTgcacactggagagaagccctatgaGTGCGGGGAGTGTGGTATGAGCTTCAGTCAGCGCTCCAACCTGCACATCCACCAGCGCATC is a window encoding:
- the ZNF239 gene encoding zinc finger protein 239; the protein is MESEEYLSLKVPSQMATQDSVTFCKNEPQDPQESKILFVTEESTERKISESKSPPIDHCSENLQNKLVSDVKEVVSPSFRGETICQIGQSKESLDPFDCKHKDICGWKSWVISCSHQRAHAEEKPCTHYDCGKIRTTSPGGHPGEKIHTAEKLYRCSQCGRDFSERSELVLHQRDHTEEKPYRCDQCGKGFTRSSSLLIHREVHADEKPYKCDKCGKGFTRSSSLLIHHSVHTGEKPYKCDKCGKGFTQSSKLHIHQRVHTGEKPYECGECGMSFSQRSNLHIHQRIHTGERPYKCGECGKGFSQSSNLHIHRCSHTGEKPYQCYECGKGFSQSSDLRIHLRVHTGEKPYHCGKCGKGFSQSSKLLIHQRVHTGEKPYECSKCGKGFSQSSNLHIHQRVHRKDPH